TGGCCGCTGATCATCCCGATGGCGTTCGGCGACGCCTTCGCCGTCTTCCTGCTGCGTCAGTTCCTCATGACCATCCCGAACGAGTACATCGAGGCCGCGCGGATCGACGGATGCGGCGAGTTCCGCACCCTCCTGCGGATCGTGCTGCCGATGGCGAAGCCCGGCATCGCCGCCGTCGCCCTCTTCCAGTTCTTCTACTGCTGGAACGACTACTTCGGGCCGCAGATCTACGCCTCCGAGAACCCGGGCGCCTGGACACTGAGTTACGGCCTGGAGTCCTTCAAGGGCGCACACCACACCGACTGGAACCTGACCATGGCCGCGACCGTACTGGTCATGGCCCCTGTGATCCTCGTCTTCTTCTTCGCCCAGAAGGCGTTCGTCGAGGGAGTCACACTGACCGGAGTGAAGGGCTGAACACACCATGAAGCTCGCTGTCGTGGGGGGCGGTTCCACCTACACCCCCGAACTGATCGACGGATTCGCGCGGCTGCGCGACACCCTTCCCATCACCGAACTCGTCCTCGTCGACCCCGCCGCCGAACGCCTCGAACTGGTCGGCGGGCTCGCCCGGCGCATCTTCGCCAGGCAGGAACACGCCGGGAAGATCGTCACCACCACCGACCTGGACGCCGGCGTCGAGGGCGCCGACGCCGTCCTGCTCCAGCTGCGCGTCGGCGGCCAGGCCGCCCGGAACCAGGACGAGACCTGGCCACTGGAATGCGGCTGCGTCGGCCAGGAGACCACCGGAGCCGGCGGCCTCGCCAAAGCACTGCGCACCGTCCCGGTGGTCCTGGACATCGCCGAGCGGGTCCGGCGCGCCAACCCGGACGCCTGGATCATCGACTTCACCAACCCCGTCGGCATCGTCACGCGCGCGCTGCTCCAGGCCGGGCACAAGGCCGTCGGCCTGTGCAACGTGGCCATCGGCTTCCAGCGGAAGTTCGCCAAACTCCTCGACGTGACCCCGTCCGAGATCCACCTCGACCACATCGGGCTCAACCACCTGACCTGGGAGACCGGCGTACGGATCGGCGGGCCCCAGGGCGAGGACGTGCTGCCGCGGCTGCTCGCCGAGCACGGCGACACCATCGCCGGCGACCTGCACCTGCCGCGCCTGGTCATGGACCGCTTCGGCGTCGTCCCCTCGTACTACCTGCGGTACTTCTACGCGCACGACGAGGTGGTGCGCGAGCTCGGCACCAAGCCCTCGCGGGCCGCCGAGGTCGCGGCGATGGAGAAGGAACTCCTGGGGATGTACGGGGACCCGGCGCTCGACGAGAAGCCGGCACTGCTCGGCAAGCGCGGCGGCGCCTTCTACTCCGAGGCCGCCGTGGACCTGGCCGCGTCCCTGCTGGGCGGCGGAGGATCGCCGTACCAGGTGGTGAACACGTACAACAACGGCACACTGCCGTTCCTCCCGGACGACGCCGTCATCGAGACACAGGCCGCGGTCGGGCCCGCGGGCGCGGTACCACTGCCGGTCGCACCGGTGGACCCGCTGTACGCCGGTCTGATCGCGAACGTCACCGCCTACGAGGACCTGGCCCTCGACGCGGCGCTGCGCGGCGGCCGCGACCGGGTGTTCAAGGCACTGCTCGCGCACCCGCTGGTCGGACAGTACGCGTACGCCGAGGGCCTCACGGACCGGCTGATCGCGCACAACCGGGAGCACCTCGCGTGGGCCTGAACGGAACGCTGCTGGCCGTCGACGCCGGCAACAGCAAGACCGACGTCGCCGTCCTCGCCGCGGACGGTACGGTCCTCGGCGCGGCGCGCGGCGGCGGCTTCCAGCCTCCGCTGGTGGGGGTGGAGGCGGCGGTCGACGCGCTCGCGGAGATCGTCGGCCGGGCGTGCGCGGACGCGGGCCTTCCGCCCGTCTTCGCGCATGTGACGGCCTGTCTCGCCAACGCGGACCTGCCCGTCGAGGAGGACGGCCTGCGGGCCGCGCTCGTGGCGCGGGCCTGGAGCCGGTCCGTGCGGGTGCACAACGACACCTTCGCCATACTGCGGGCCGGGCTCGACGAGCCGCGGGGCGTGGCGGTGGTGTGCGGGGCCGGGATCAACTGCGTCGGGATGACCCCCGACGGACGGACCGCGCGCTTCCCCGCGATCGGGAAGATCTCCGGCGACTGGGGCGGCGGCAGCGGCATGGCCGAGGAGGCGCTCTGGTTCGCCGCCCGTGCCGAGGACGGGCGCGGCGAGCCGACCGAGCTGGCGCGCGCGCTGCCCGCGCACTTCGGCCTGAAGACGATGTACGCGCTGATCGAGGCGCTGCACCTGGGCCGGATCCCGTTCGAGCGGCGGCACGAGCTGACGCCCGTGCTGTTCCGGGTGAGCGCGGAGGGCGACCCGGTCGCGCTGGCGCTCGTGCACCGGCTCGCCGAGGAGGTCGTCGCCCTGTCGGCGGTGGCGCTCGGGCGGCTCGGGCTGCTCGACGAGGAGGCTCCGGTGATGCTGGGCGGCAGCGTCCTCGCCGCGCGCCATCCACAGCTGGAGGCACGGATCGTCGAACTCCTCGGCGTCCGGGCGCCGAAGGCGTCGATCGACTTCGTCACCGCCCCGCCGGTCCTCGGCGCCGGGCTGCTCGCGCTGGACGAGGTGGCGGCGGTCCCGGAGGCGGCGGCCCGGCTGCGGGAGCACTACGGGGCCTGAGCGTCGTGGCGCGGGGCGTCCCGGTCGTCGTGACCGGGGCGCCCCGCGCTGCCGTCCGTCCGGGGATCCGCGCGCCTTCCTGCGGATCCCGTCCGGGGATCCGCGTGCCCTCCTGCGGATCTGTTCACCTGTTCGAGGGATGTGCGGGGTGGAGCGGAACCGATTCCGGCCGGGCGGCGTATTCCACGTGAAGGGGGTTCGCCTGCGGATGTGCCGGGGGCATGGGGCACGATAGGAACAAGATCGAGTCAATCCCGGTGTGCGGGCGGGCCCCTGAGGCCATACTGCTGGCCGGACGGACCGACGTCAGCGACCCAGGGGGAGGTCAAGTGACATACCCGTCGACCGCGCCCGCCGACCCGGCGGCGCAGGGCACGGCGCCCACGTCGGCGCGCCCGGGCACGGTGCCCGCGCAGCCGTCGGCCGCGCCCGCCGGCGGCCCGCCCGCGGGACGTGGGGCCTGGGCCGTGGGCCGGGAGCGGCTCCACGAGGCCGCGACCACCGAGCCCGGCCGGCTCCAGATCCTGGGGGCCGTCCTCGCGCTGCTCGTCGTCGCGTTCGGGGCGGTCACCGCCTTCGAGGTGGCCGACCGCTCCGCCGCCGCCGACGACGTGGTCAGCCGCAGCCAGCCGCTGAGCGCCGACGCCGCCGCCGTCTACCGCTCCCTCGCCGACGCGGACACGACCGCCGCCAGCGGCTTCCTCGCGGGCACCCTGGAGCCCGAGGAGTCCCGGGAGCGGTACCAGCGGGACATCACCACCGCGGCCCGGCTCCTGGTCAAGGCCGCGGCGAACACGGACGGTTCGAGCGAGTCGGCCCGCGAGATCGCCACGCTCAACGAGCAGCTGCCGCGCTACACGGGCCTGATCGAGCGCGCCCGGGCGGCCAACCGGCAGGGCCTGCCGCTCGGCGGGGCCTACCTGCGCTACGCGAACCAGCAGATGACCAGTGAACTGCTGCCGGCCGCCGAGCGGCTGTACGCGGCGGAGACCTCACGGCTCCACGGGGACGACGACTCCGCCCGCACCTGGCCCTTCCTCTCCCTCGCGCTCGGCCTGCTCGCCCTCGCGGTGCTCGTCTGGGCGCAGCGCCGCAACTACGCCCGTACGCACCGGGTGTTCAACCAGGGCCTCCTCGCCGCCACCGCCGCCGCGCTGGTCGTGCTGGTGTGGCTGCTCGCCGCGCACACGCTCGCGCGGTCGGAGCTGAGCGCGGCCAGGGCCCACGGCCAGGAGTCGCTCCAGGTGCTCAACGAGGCCCGGATCAGCTCGCTCACGGCCCGCGCCAACGAGAACCTGACCCTGGTCGCCCGGGGCTCCGTCCTCACCGAGGACGGCAAGAGCGACAAGTACGAGGCGGACTACGCGGCGAGCATGACCGCCCTGACCGAGGCCCTCGCCGCGGCGCGGGAGCTCGCCGACGACGACGCGGGGCGCGGCCCTGTGGACGAGGCGGCGTCGCGTACGGGCGAGTGGCAGAAGCGCCACAAGGAGGCCCGCGCCGAGGACGAGGCCGGCAACTTCGAGGGCGCGCTGGGCCGGATCGTCGGCTCGAAGCAGACGACGGGCCAGTCCTTCGACCAGGTCGACGCGGCCCTGGAGCGGGCCCTCGGCCACGAGCAGGCCGAGTTCACCCGCTCCGCCGGGGACGCCAGGGACGCGCTG
Above is a genomic segment from Streptomyces sp. NBC_00094 containing:
- a CDS encoding N-acetylglucosamine kinase, coding for MGLNGTLLAVDAGNSKTDVAVLAADGTVLGAARGGGFQPPLVGVEAAVDALAEIVGRACADAGLPPVFAHVTACLANADLPVEEDGLRAALVARAWSRSVRVHNDTFAILRAGLDEPRGVAVVCGAGINCVGMTPDGRTARFPAIGKISGDWGGGSGMAEEALWFAARAEDGRGEPTELARALPAHFGLKTMYALIEALHLGRIPFERRHELTPVLFRVSAEGDPVALALVHRLAEEVVALSAVALGRLGLLDEEAPVMLGGSVLAARHPQLEARIVELLGVRAPKASIDFVTAPPVLGAGLLALDEVAAVPEAAARLREHYGA
- a CDS encoding 6-phospho-beta-glucosidase, giving the protein MKLAVVGGGSTYTPELIDGFARLRDTLPITELVLVDPAAERLELVGGLARRIFARQEHAGKIVTTTDLDAGVEGADAVLLQLRVGGQAARNQDETWPLECGCVGQETTGAGGLAKALRTVPVVLDIAERVRRANPDAWIIDFTNPVGIVTRALLQAGHKAVGLCNVAIGFQRKFAKLLDVTPSEIHLDHIGLNHLTWETGVRIGGPQGEDVLPRLLAEHGDTIAGDLHLPRLVMDRFGVVPSYYLRYFYAHDEVVRELGTKPSRAAEVAAMEKELLGMYGDPALDEKPALLGKRGGAFYSEAAVDLAASLLGGGGSPYQVVNTYNNGTLPFLPDDAVIETQAAVGPAGAVPLPVAPVDPLYAGLIANVTAYEDLALDAALRGGRDRVFKALLAHPLVGQYAYAEGLTDRLIAHNREHLAWA